AGAGATCGCAGCACAATAAGTATCCCTGAGTTTCCAACGGATTTAAATAGCAAAATGTCCTCTGTCTATTTAAAGGGAATTGCAAAGAAAGAGAATGACAAAAACGAGGCATATGTTAGGGatttcacaaacatttactgGTCCCAAAATAGACCTGATGTTAAGAAGCAAAAGTTACAGGATGGTAAAAACATTGCGGATGCcgagggagaaaatattttttctgcatgcTATGAAAGTAACCACCAGTCACTCAGCAACCAAAATATTTGTGTGAGAAAAGAAGACTTGATCAGTTTCAACTACTATAACCACAGTAGCGTCAAATCTGATGTAACAGGCTCCGAAAAGAGTATCACTAGGATACTAGGGAATGCAAACTCgaaagaagcagaaacatgcTTGGACATTGACATGTTTACCAGATTAGAGAAATCTCAGAGCCGGGACTATGACGTTAAACACATTTTGGAAAAGAGGGAAGGTTGTCTGATTATAGAAACTTACAAGACTCAaagtgaaaatgttaaaaaaactggagaaaaatcgAATTTTCTACAATTATTAGAAATAGATCTTTTAAGCAAAGGTTATCACCATGCAGAAGCCATATATACACATGAAAAACAATTAAAGCCTCTCATGATTGGAACACTTGGTAGCCAAAatgctttaatgatttttttcggGTTAAAGGgtgaaggagaaaataataatatggtaGAGTTAAGATATTATACGGCACAAGAAGGCTCTCATTTAGGCAATATTTTTGAGAGTCTCATTATGGCAATTTTTTATTTGCgtgaaaatatttcaggaaatcgAAAAGGTGACAATATTTTAACCTGGTATGAAATTTTCAAAGATAAGAAACAAATTAGTCTTCAAAATCTAATAACTAAGATTATGAATGTCAATAGAAAGAATATGTTAAGCATACATTTGCAAACCAGTGTCTCAAAACCTCTAAATAGTATATTGAAAACCAACATAGCTTCTTTGCTTAATAGCTTtgactctttaaaaagaattgaaaatggtTCTAAATTAGAGGAGAAATGCATTGCCAAGTCGATAATGCCTTTgcattattcaaaaaatattctaGAGGAAAATCATACTGTAAATCTAGGAAGGATTTCAACTTTTTCAAGACAATTAGGAGATATGAAAcctatattagaaaaaagaaagttatttaaaagtgatcaaatttttgaagaatgtaagaaaaaaaccataaattcTTTCAGTCTGACAACTAAAAACAAACCTTTTCCAACTTttgaaacatacaaaaaaattccTCTTTCAATGGATTTTGATGACGGGGATGAAATTTCTTTGACAAAAGAAATTTATGAGACTATGAATTGTCCTGAACATTTCACAAATGATGAAAATTGGGCTCACCGTAGTCCTAATACTGTTGAAACACTTAAGTCTAGTTCTATATTTAAACGGAACAGCCACAGATATactaatgaaaaattttataaaataaatatgtacaatcAAAACTTACATATTGAAAGAAAACTGGAGCGTAATAAGATAAGTAACTTTAATTTTAAGTGCCTATTTGAAGATTTCTTCAACACTAGGCAACAGGCCATACCAACAAACCACAACGTAAAACATAGTGAACAAACCAATCCTAGGAGTGTAATTGAATTGCTAAATTTTGGGAGCTTGCAAAgtgaaaccaaagaaaaaaaacatgactcAATTTTGAAGGCAGAAGCAAATGAAACGGCACAAAGTTTAACAAACAGTGTTGAAGTTAACAAAGACGCTAAggtagaaaaggaagagaaaaataatttttactcaaTGGATGGCACGTTTTCTGTGCAACCAGTTTCACTAATGAGTAAAAAAGTGAATGCGGAAGAAACTAAATATGTTCATCAAAATAATGAAGCTGATAGAAATGAAGATGAGGGTGTTTTGCAAGAAAGTGAGTTAGCTAATTCAAAGCACTTTCATCCAAAGAATGACTCTTCAGAATGTGTTATTCATCAATTTGAAACTGATTTGAGTCTAGGGAACAATGAATGTTTTCAGGACTTAAATGCTGAGTGTTTATCAACAGAAGCTCTGACAATAGCAAACGATTTTGAGATGAAGAGTAAATTTGATTTAGTACTTGCAGAACTTCATATGTTTCATGAAATCAGTCAGGAAAGCAAAAATCTAAGCGCTGTAGGAACACACAATGGGCAAgagatttactttagagaaaataACGATATTAAGGAGGTAAAAGTGGAGATAAAAAAAGATTTGCCAACGGTTACAGTCAACAAAATATGTGAGTCTTCTTTGCTCTGTGATAGTATAACATTTCCTAATACTCTTAAGAGACACCAAAGTTCATTTAAATGGGAAAGAGCACCGGATCACGGAGAACAGGAAGTTCCGAATGAATACAGCCGTCCAAGAACATTGGACGAAGAATTGCTTTATCCCATTTCCAAGGAAGGTATGAaattagttttaaatgtttttttcttgggactcctgggtggctcagtggttgagcatctgcctttggctcaggtcacggtcccggggtcctgggttcgagtcccacataggactccctgcaaggagcctgcttctccctctgcctgtgtctctgcctctctctgtgtgtctctcatgaataagtgaataaagtctttaaataaaataaaatgttttttttttctcatgataaaaAAATTGCTGCTTTTGTTTCTGGATAGGCCAATAATATAATTTTGTGAACAAAGGAGCGAGGAGTAAAGAGTAAGACAATATTTACTGATGCACATTATTTTCCTATGAAAGGCTGTTCAAACATTAAATAATATCCTGAAGTAGAAGGTCACAagtgatgaaatttttaaaaggagccTTGATGATTCCTGCTTCATGCATCTCAATATGAGAAGCCAATAGGAGGAAACATTTTTGAGACAGTAATTTGTTGATGGtgttaacattttatgtaaaagTTGCGTTTTGCTGTAAcgtattgatttttattttcagactgcGAGAAACCTTCACCTAAAAGGTCTGCTTTTTTCTCCGATGAACTTGaggaaaaatttaattatttgctgAAGGGAGGTAagatttttggttattttctagAATACCTTCTGAGATGATtattgcattttgtatttttagcatGAGGAGAGTATACTCAGGTTGCTAGAATATAAATACAAAGATGTAGCACTTCTGTAACCATTAATAGGTTACCGATGCAAATTCTGATAGTTAAAAATcagctaaaaattaaaatgccatttagAATATTCCTGGGGAGCGTGCTCTACAAAACTGTTTCAATATTTGCAGTGATGCATTGCAGCAACTTTGTGATGAAGACAGGTATTGTGTGTGTCTAATATACACATCTAATGTGTGTAACATTAACTGGCAAAACCAAAAAAGACATTTATCTAAGATAGATTATCACTGATGAGATGTTACTCccaattacatatttatttatctatattctCTAGTCTTTAAATATTATGGGGCTCTCtatatggatattttatttagtaattaaaaattattatcatttaggggcacctgagtagctcagtggttgagcgtctgccttcagctcaggttgtgatccctggatcctgggattgagtcctgcctctgggtcccttcagggagcctgcttctctctctgcctatgtctcctcctctctctctctgtctctcatgaataaataaataaaatcttaaaaaattattatcatttagatatttaaaaattttttaaagattttttaaaaaaatgtatttatcttaaTTAATATTAATCCCATTCCTTGGAAGACCAAAAGCCCCTAGGTAGTTTCTTCTCCCCTGAATAAAGGGAAGGATTGAGAGAACAACACTCTCTGATACTCAAGCAAAGTCTGTAAAGGATATGGGTTGTTTCTTCTAGgacaaacagaaaggaagagatcGGGTTTAGGAatgtattttgaaagagaagggaagaacaTTAGGGATCACGTACTCATATTGTCATCATGGTCACAATTGTGGTAGTGAAATGGCTATATGAGGAAAATTGAAGTATGTGCAGAAATTGGAACAGAAATGTTATATTTGTTGGGAATATCTGAACCCATAATAACTATTGTACCTTCACTAGGAAAAGAGCCTCATCATGAagtatgaaaaataatacaatagcCAGAATTATTTAGTACTGTGTTAGGACAGTCATCTTGGATTTGCTTTCAAAGTGTGTAAAAAATGGAGTGATTTTCCTGAGACTTGGGAAAATTCATATTGTGAGGGAAAAGTTGGGAAATGGTGGGGAGTGCGGCTAGTAAACATGGACTATTTCTGCCTGGGTGGAGTGGATGCCTGCTCATGCCAGGTGGTTTTAAAGGATTGGGAAAGGGCTGGTTCCCCAGTGGTGCTGAAATGTTTTTGATACCTACAAACTTACCATGATGCCTCCATTTAAATGTCTACCAGTAATGTCTCCAGTGCAtcctggttctttttctttctcctttctcctttctctgtgtgtgtgtgtgtggtttttttttttttttttttttttttagattttatttacttattcttagagagagagagagaaagagaggtagagacacaggcagagggaggagcaggctccatgcagggagccccacataggactcatcccaggacccagagattatactctgagctgaaggcagatgctcaatcactgagccacccaggcatccttttatgactttttttttcttttatgactttttaaaactgatttttaaacttattttaagatcaattagttaacataacactgatttttaaaatgaataatttctggCAGTGTGCTTGAATGTT
This region of Vulpes vulpes isolate BD-2025 chromosome 8, VulVul3, whole genome shotgun sequence genomic DNA includes:
- the RAD51AP2 gene encoding RAD51-associated protein 2, which produces MSLSRCAARGAPLGEAVSPVAPPGDPDDAPPPSRKRPRLEGPGSASEVEWRLPSAPRLSEAEKVRPSPPGAFRAPLVSAAVLLGRPTDARAGSPVSGAHVCNLPRCQGGKCEMSSRVRPLPSASPDRGVGAPGGREAAGVRGPEAQGGPPPSAAAARPVPGGAENAAGGQFSVRGRGGVQEGRGYVKQTENLFLGITFCREIKSACPDTKSRRRADTVTPANGKENNVSASTLHGSKSPNQPSMEIARPSYFRDRSTISIPEFPTDLNSKMSSVYLKGIAKKENDKNEAYVRDFTNIYWSQNRPDVKKQKLQDGKNIADAEGENIFSACYESNHQSLSNQNICVRKEDLISFNYYNHSSVKSDVTGSEKSITRILGNANSKEAETCLDIDMFTRLEKSQSRDYDVKHILEKREGCLIIETYKTQSENVKKTGEKSNFLQLLEIDLLSKGYHHAEAIYTHEKQLKPLMIGTLGSQNALMIFFGLKGEGENNNMVELRYYTAQEGSHLGNIFESLIMAIFYLRENISGNRKGDNILTWYEIFKDKKQISLQNLITKIMNVNRKNMLSIHLQTSVSKPLNSILKTNIASLLNSFDSLKRIENGSKLEEKCIAKSIMPLHYSKNILEENHTVNLGRISTFSRQLGDMKPILEKRKLFKSDQIFEECKKKTINSFSLTTKNKPFPTFETYKKIPLSMDFDDGDEISLTKEIYETMNCPEHFTNDENWAHRSPNTVETLKSSSIFKRNSHRYTNEKFYKINMYNQNLHIERKLERNKISNFNFKCLFEDFFNTRQQAIPTNHNVKHSEQTNPRSVIELLNFGSLQSETKEKKHDSILKAEANETAQSLTNSVEVNKDAKVEKEEKNNFYSMDGTFSVQPVSLMSKKVNAEETKYVHQNNEADRNEDEGVLQESELANSKHFHPKNDSSECVIHQFETDLSLGNNECFQDLNAECLSTEALTIANDFEMKSKFDLVLAELHMFHEISQESKNLSAVGTHNGQEIYFRENNDIKEVKVEIKKDLPTVTVNKICESSLLCDSITFPNTLKRHQSSFKWERAPDHGEQEVPNEYSRPRTLDEELLYPISKEDCEKPSPKRSAFFSDELEEKFNYLLKGGSNFSHGISRVLPLKTCSRPIRIGLSRKAKLKQLHPYLK